One stretch of Halobaculum marinum DNA includes these proteins:
- a CDS encoding ABC transporter permease: protein MSRVGRVRAETVAAGRSFLRRRTAVFFTFFFPLLLVLIFGVLVRTQPGGGGLFSQPDAYYLPGYLATVVLFTPLSRVGSEIARHRDDHRFEKLATTPLTRGEWLLAHTLVNVGVIGVASLLVFVLVTLVTGAAIPISLDLLVLVPFVVVGVVLFCGVGAILGRVSDTQDGVIAASNSVALPLLFLSDTFVPPDLLPEWFLPVVNLSPLTYFSRGVRALTFEAPTADGLAGLGAAGNLAILAVLALVAFGVGAVAVPRGE from the coding sequence ATGAGCCGCGTCGGGCGGGTCCGTGCCGAGACGGTCGCGGCGGGGCGCTCGTTCCTCCGCCGGCGGACGGCGGTGTTCTTCACGTTCTTCTTCCCGCTGCTGCTCGTGCTCATCTTCGGCGTGCTCGTGCGCACACAGCCCGGCGGCGGGGGGCTGTTCTCCCAGCCGGACGCGTACTACCTGCCGGGGTACCTCGCGACGGTGGTGCTGTTCACACCGCTGTCGCGCGTCGGCTCTGAGATCGCGCGCCACCGCGACGACCACCGGTTCGAGAAGTTGGCGACGACGCCGCTCACGCGCGGCGAGTGGCTCCTGGCCCACACGCTCGTCAACGTCGGCGTCATCGGCGTCGCCTCCCTGCTGGTGTTCGTGCTCGTGACGCTCGTCACCGGCGCGGCCATCCCCATCTCGCTCGACCTGCTCGTCCTCGTCCCGTTCGTCGTCGTCGGAGTGGTGCTGTTCTGCGGCGTCGGCGCGATCCTCGGGCGGGTGTCGGACACGCAAGACGGCGTCATCGCCGCCTCGAACTCCGTCGCGCTCCCGCTGTTGTTCCTCTCGGACACGTTCGTGCCGCCGGATCTGCTCCCCGAGTGGTTCCTTCCGGTGGTGAACCTCTCGCCGCTCACCTACTTCTCTCGGGGTGTGCGCGCGCTCACCTTCGAGGCGCCGACCGCCGACGGGCTGGCGGGGCTCGGTGCCGCCGGGAACCTCGCGATCCTCGCGGTGCTGGCGCTGGTCGCGTTCGGTGTCGGCGCGGTCGCGGTACCGCGCGGGGAGTGA
- a CDS encoding S1C family serine protease yields the protein MEAHPGAVTPDYEELYRAVAPSVVSVYADGGGATRGAGSGFVYDDAHVVTNDHVVGDRRTVSVRFADGSWLEGTVVGVDAYTDLAVVSVDGMDAEPLAVAADVPVPGRPVAALGNPMGLDGSITAGIVSGVNRSMAMRGGFSVPDVVQTDAAINPGNSGGPLVAATDDGGYEVVGVNRAKGGDNIGFAISARLVTRVVPTLIADGVHRHPYLRVRTMDVTPALAGANGLVETDGVLVVDVGEDGPAASDDGLHGCSRTAVVGDRELPVGGDVVVAVDGDPVRSHEELVRQLILHGAPGETVALSVYRDGETTRRVVEVELAERPGTAGTVPVR from the coding sequence ATGGAGGCTCACCCGGGGGCGGTCACCCCCGACTACGAAGAACTGTACCGAGCCGTCGCGCCGTCGGTGGTCTCGGTGTACGCGGACGGCGGCGGCGCGACACGCGGCGCGGGGTCGGGGTTCGTGTACGACGACGCCCACGTCGTCACGAACGACCACGTCGTCGGCGACCGACGGACCGTCAGCGTCCGCTTCGCCGACGGCTCGTGGCTGGAGGGCACCGTCGTCGGCGTCGACGCCTACACCGACCTCGCGGTCGTCAGCGTCGACGGGATGGACGCCGAGCCCTTGGCGGTCGCCGCCGACGTACCCGTCCCGGGGCGTCCGGTCGCCGCGCTCGGCAACCCGATGGGGCTGGACGGCTCGATCACGGCGGGAATCGTCTCGGGCGTGAATCGCTCGATGGCGATGCGTGGCGGCTTCTCCGTCCCCGACGTGGTGCAGACGGACGCCGCGATCAACCCCGGCAACAGCGGCGGCCCGCTCGTCGCCGCGACCGACGACGGCGGCTACGAGGTCGTCGGCGTCAACCGCGCGAAGGGGGGCGACAACATCGGCTTCGCCATCTCCGCGCGACTGGTGACCCGGGTCGTCCCGACGCTCATCGCCGACGGCGTCCACCGGCACCCGTACCTCCGGGTTCGGACGATGGACGTGACACCGGCGCTGGCGGGGGCGAACGGCCTCGTCGAGACCGACGGCGTGCTCGTCGTCGACGTCGGCGAGGACGGCCCCGCCGCCAGCGACGACGGCCTGCACGGCTGCTCACGAACCGCGGTCGTCGGCGACCGCGAACTCCCGGTCGGCGGCGACGTCGTCGTCGCGGTCGACGGCGACCCCGTCCGGAGCCACGAGGAACTGGTCCGGCAACTGATCCTCCACGGCGCCCCCGGCGAGACGGTCGCGCTGTCGGTGTACCGCGACGGCGAGACGACCCGGCGGGTCGTCGAGGTGGAGTTGGCCGAGCGGCCCGGCACAGCGGGGACGGTGCCGGTGCGATAG
- a CDS encoding bifunctional 4-hydroxy-2-oxoglutarate aldolase/2-dehydro-3-deoxy-phosphogluconate aldolase, whose product MSTTDAVAAMRESGVVAVLRGAEPETVVDTAEALVAGGVTALEVTADTAGATDMIATLSDALDDDVLVGAGTVLDSETARAAIAAGAEFVVSPSFDAGVVETCNRYGVLCAPGVMTPTEAVDAYEAGADMVKVFPAKTVGPDHVAALKGPLGQLEIMPTGGVSPDNAADYVEAGAACVGAGSALVDRDLVEAGDFDAITERAEAFRAVIEDAR is encoded by the coding sequence ATGAGTACTACCGATGCGGTCGCCGCGATGCGCGAGTCGGGTGTGGTCGCCGTCCTCCGCGGGGCAGAGCCGGAGACGGTCGTCGACACCGCCGAGGCGCTCGTCGCCGGCGGCGTGACGGCGCTGGAGGTCACCGCCGACACGGCGGGGGCGACCGACATGATCGCCACCCTGAGCGACGCGCTGGACGACGACGTGCTCGTCGGCGCCGGCACCGTCCTCGACAGCGAGACGGCCCGCGCGGCCATCGCCGCCGGCGCCGAGTTCGTCGTCTCGCCCTCCTTCGACGCGGGGGTCGTCGAGACGTGCAACCGCTACGGCGTGCTGTGTGCGCCGGGCGTGATGACGCCGACGGAGGCGGTCGACGCGTACGAGGCCGGCGCGGACATGGTGAAGGTGTTCCCCGCGAAGACCGTCGGCCCGGACCACGTCGCGGCGCTGAAGGGGCCGCTCGGCCAACTGGAGATCATGCCGACCGGCGGCGTCTCCCCGGACAACGCCGCCGACTACGTCGAAGCGGGCGCCGCCTGTGTGGGCGCTGGCTCCGCGCTCGTCGACCGCGACCTCGTCGAGGCGGGCGACTTCGACGCGATCACCGAGCGCGCCGAGGCGTTCCGCGCGGTGATCGAGGACGCGCGATAG
- a CDS encoding VOC family protein: MSHPGGLVFFRTANRDRVVDWYREVVGASVWLEQPGCTILAHGDFRFGFCDADPGDTETEGILTFVYGDRAGVDRLHERVGDAAREEPHVNEQYDIYQFFADDPDGRTAEFQTFLHELPE; the protein is encoded by the coding sequence ATGTCCCATCCCGGCGGCCTCGTCTTCTTCCGAACTGCGAACCGCGACCGCGTCGTCGACTGGTACCGCGAGGTCGTCGGTGCCAGTGTGTGGCTCGAACAGCCCGGCTGTACCATCCTCGCGCACGGCGACTTCCGGTTCGGCTTCTGCGACGCCGACCCCGGCGACACCGAGACCGAGGGCATCCTCACGTTCGTCTACGGCGACCGCGCGGGCGTCGACCGTCTCCACGAACGCGTCGGCGACGCCGCTCGGGAGGAGCCACACGTGAACGAGCAGTACGACATCTACCAGTTCTTCGCCGACGACCCGGACGGGCGGACGGCGGAGTTCCAGACGTTCCTCCACGAGTTGCCCGAGTGA
- a CDS encoding YqjF family protein, whose translation MKRRLLEMRWLDALFAHWRVDPATVEARLPDALSVATYDGDAYLGVVPFEMTDIRPRGFPVGLSFPELNLRTYVTDGETKGVYFFSLDAADPVGVGVARSLFQLPYYRASMDVTRDGDRVTFTSHRTHRGAPPVHFDATYGPAGATSTPEPGSLESFLVENYRFYTEGRGRLYYGDIAHDPWPLAPAEAEIRTNGLFEANGFEEPDGDPLLHYSPGSAVTADRIRRYESVAREGESRTDGAVTIPVSDAE comes from the coding sequence ATGAAGCGACGCCTGCTGGAGATGCGCTGGCTCGACGCGCTGTTCGCCCACTGGCGGGTCGACCCAGCGACGGTCGAGGCGCGCCTGCCCGACGCGCTCTCGGTGGCGACGTACGACGGCGACGCGTACCTCGGGGTGGTCCCATTCGAGATGACGGACATCCGGCCCCGGGGGTTCCCGGTCGGCCTGTCGTTCCCCGAGTTGAACCTCCGAACGTACGTCACCGACGGCGAGACGAAGGGGGTGTACTTCTTCAGTCTCGACGCCGCCGACCCGGTGGGCGTCGGCGTCGCCCGGTCGCTGTTCCAGTTGCCGTACTACCGCGCGTCGATGGACGTGACGCGCGACGGCGACCGCGTCACGTTCACCAGCCACCGCACCCACCGCGGCGCACCCCCAGTGCACTTCGACGCGACGTACGGACCGGCGGGAGCGACGAGCACACCCGAACCGGGGAGTCTGGAGTCGTTCCTCGTCGAGAACTACCGCTTCTACACCGAGGGACGGGGGCGGCTCTACTACGGCGATATCGCCCACGACCCGTGGCCGCTCGCGCCCGCCGAGGCGGAGATTCGCACGAACGGCCTGTTCGAGGCGAACGGCTTCGAGGAACCCGACGGCGACCCGCTCCTCCACTACTCGCCCGGATCGGCCGTGACCGCCGACCGGATCCGGCGCTACGAGTCGGTCGCACGCGAGGGTGAGTCTCGGACTGACGGCGCCGTCACCATCCCCGTCAGCGACGCGGAGTGA
- a CDS encoding DUF4349 domain-containing protein: MRRGPLVAVCCALLLVLAGCSGAGGNAAGGGDGGSVSVDTGAEAAEATAAPDSVGSGESTGDDGAGGIAAQIENRQIIYEATVSLRVDDYDAATANLTELARERGGYVGSTRSEVRGEENRTWKEGVVVLRIPSGNYSGAYDAVLASGEVRSEEQSTDDVTTQVVDLQARLESLRAERDRLRELYDRANDTEDVLAVQRELSDVQTEIERTEARLQSLQRQVAYSTITVRLSEPRPDYEPPERTQWYETPLTEAFLESVDGVIVMGRGLVVLTAYALPYLFVLSIPAVGAVFGFRWLRDRR, encoded by the coding sequence ATGCGACGTGGCCCACTCGTGGCAGTCTGTTGTGCCCTCCTCCTCGTGCTCGCCGGCTGTTCGGGCGCCGGCGGCAACGCCGCGGGCGGGGGCGACGGCGGGAGCGTATCCGTCGACACCGGCGCGGAGGCGGCGGAGGCGACCGCCGCGCCCGACTCGGTCGGGTCGGGCGAGTCCACAGGCGACGACGGCGCCGGCGGCATCGCCGCACAGATCGAGAACCGACAGATCATCTACGAGGCGACCGTCAGCCTCCGGGTCGACGACTACGACGCCGCGACCGCGAACCTCACCGAACTCGCGCGCGAACGCGGCGGCTACGTCGGGTCGACCCGCTCGGAGGTGCGCGGCGAGGAGAACCGGACGTGGAAAGAGGGCGTCGTCGTCCTCCGGATCCCCTCGGGCAACTACTCGGGGGCGTACGACGCCGTGCTCGCGAGCGGCGAGGTGCGGTCTGAGGAGCAGTCGACCGACGACGTGACGACGCAGGTGGTCGACCTCCAGGCGCGGTTGGAGAGCCTCCGCGCCGAGCGCGACCGCCTGCGCGAACTGTACGACCGGGCCAACGACACGGAGGACGTGCTCGCGGTGCAGCGCGAACTGTCGGACGTGCAGACGGAGATCGAACGAACCGAGGCACGCCTCCAGAGCCTCCAGCGCCAGGTCGCCTACTCGACGATCACGGTGCGACTCTCGGAGCCCCGCCCCGACTACGAACCGCCCGAGCGCACTCAGTGGTACGAGACGCCGCTGACCGAGGCGTTCCTGGAGTCCGTCGACGGCGTGATCGTCATGGGTCGTGGACTCGTCGTGTTGACGGCGTACGCGCTCCCGTACCTGTTCGTGCTCTCGATCCCTGCCGTCGGGGCGGTGTTCGGGTTCCGCTGGCTCCGCGACCGCAGGTAA
- a CDS encoding inositol monophosphatase family protein, whose amino-acid sequence MTEHTSGGTTADAWDRAGVPTPDALAATAEAAARAAGDYLAERFRDGGTVGDFHTDDVKAEADTAAERRVFDRIHEDFPNHSLHGEESTRPGDGPIEWVVDPLDGTNNYAIDYPSIATALAARTNDETLVACIYEPLVDDCYVAVRGDGATLNGDPLTTTARDRPLDRSTVSLVVGLPAVRDERLRAEADTVGDALGDRTKRVLETWSPCVDWGLLARGSIAGIVCAYPDPFEQEAGELLAAEAGVVSASRDGYYVGAVDEETLAALVDVVPAED is encoded by the coding sequence ATGACCGAACACACGTCCGGCGGCACGACCGCCGACGCGTGGGACCGAGCGGGCGTCCCGACGCCCGACGCGCTGGCCGCGACGGCGGAGGCGGCCGCACGTGCGGCGGGCGACTACCTCGCCGAGCGGTTCCGCGACGGCGGCACCGTCGGCGACTTCCACACCGACGACGTGAAAGCCGAGGCCGACACCGCCGCCGAGCGCCGCGTTTTCGACCGGATCCACGAGGACTTCCCCAACCACTCCCTCCACGGCGAGGAGTCGACGCGCCCGGGCGACGGCCCAATCGAGTGGGTGGTCGACCCGCTCGACGGCACGAACAACTACGCCATCGACTACCCCTCCATCGCGACGGCGCTCGCCGCGCGGACGAACGACGAGACGCTCGTCGCCTGCATCTACGAACCGCTCGTCGACGACTGCTACGTCGCCGTCCGCGGGGACGGTGCGACGTTGAACGGCGACCCCCTGACGACGACGGCGCGGGACCGCCCGCTCGACCGCTCGACCGTCTCGCTGGTGGTCGGCCTCCCGGCCGTCCGCGACGAGCGCCTCCGCGCGGAGGCTGACACCGTCGGCGACGCGCTCGGCGACCGGACCAAACGGGTGCTGGAGACGTGGTCGCCGTGCGTCGACTGGGGACTGCTCGCGCGGGGGAGCATCGCGGGCATCGTCTGCGCGTACCCCGACCCCTTCGAGCAGGAGGCCGGCGAACTGCTCGCCGCGGAGGCGGGGGTCGTGTCGGCGTCGCGCGACGGCTACTACGTCGGCGCCGTCGACGAGGAGACGCTCGCCGCGTTGGTGGACGTGGTGCCGGCAGAAGACTGA
- a CDS encoding S9 family peptidase — translation MTELPLDAYYDLTQVGEVAVSPSGDRVAFTTTEYDPDTDEPVGSLFVAPADGSRDPHRLTRVSGASSPAWSPDGDRLAFLAARDTDTARRVGTDDDGDDDDEDAEADGADAGADDDEPTSQVWTFDLSLGGDATQVTDFDEGAGEFDWSPDGDRLVVAARDPTDAEQAYLDGRKDGNPVETERLQHKLDGVGFTDTVRTYLHVVDAETGDAERLDDAHGGGAFQDLTGLQPDWGAGDRIAFTSCREENPDDTFVRDVFTIAPDGTGLRKLTDGDLSANSPAWSPDGERLAFVGGDPVNWCIPGQVYLYEGGEYASLTADLDRTVARGGAPVWAADDTLYTLVGDEARTRLVRVAADLGAAGDAAERTFEAQGDDRAMAGFDLSADGERAGFVFSDPRDGQDVYVVDAAELDADEESEAPSLTRLSETNADLVDEYAMPESRRVEWDSDGETISGVVYHDPDVDLDDGDHPLVVAIHGGPISYDEPVFSFDHAALTSRGYVVLRPNYRGGSSYGRDFAEALRGQWGTHEVTDITNGVESMVERGWVDDERVFGYGFSYGGIAQGFLVTQEPDLLTAAAPEHGIYDLRSAYGTDDSHVWMENEYGLPWENPEGIDASSAITDAGNIETPLLITAGREDWRCPPGQSEQLYVAAKKQGVEARLVLYEDEHHNIGTPDRAIHRLEELTAWYARHDPAVDDPEATDPHGREDEE, via the coding sequence ATGACGGAACTGCCGCTGGACGCCTACTACGATCTGACCCAGGTCGGCGAGGTCGCGGTCTCGCCGTCGGGGGATCGGGTCGCGTTCACGACGACCGAGTACGACCCCGACACCGACGAACCGGTCGGGTCGCTGTTCGTCGCACCCGCCGACGGGAGCCGCGACCCCCACCGCCTCACCCGCGTCTCCGGCGCGTCGAGTCCGGCGTGGAGCCCCGACGGCGACCGCCTCGCGTTCCTCGCCGCCCGCGACACCGACACCGCTCGCCGGGTCGGCACGGACGACGACGGAGACGACGACGACGAGGACGCGGAAGCGGACGGCGCCGACGCCGGCGCTGACGACGACGAACCGACCTCGCAGGTGTGGACGTTCGACCTCTCGCTCGGCGGCGACGCGACACAAGTCACCGACTTCGACGAGGGTGCCGGCGAGTTCGACTGGAGCCCCGACGGCGACCGACTCGTCGTCGCCGCGCGCGACCCGACCGACGCCGAGCAGGCGTACCTCGACGGTCGCAAGGACGGGAATCCGGTCGAGACCGAGCGCCTCCAGCACAAGCTCGACGGCGTCGGCTTCACCGACACCGTGCGGACATACCTCCACGTCGTCGACGCGGAGACGGGCGACGCCGAGCGCCTCGACGACGCCCACGGCGGCGGCGCCTTCCAGGACCTCACCGGACTCCAGCCAGACTGGGGCGCGGGCGACCGCATCGCGTTCACCTCCTGCCGCGAGGAGAACCCCGACGACACGTTCGTCCGCGACGTGTTCACCATCGCGCCCGACGGCACCGGCTTGCGGAAGCTGACCGACGGCGACCTCTCGGCGAACTCCCCCGCGTGGTCGCCCGACGGCGAGCGCCTCGCGTTCGTCGGTGGCGACCCCGTCAACTGGTGCATCCCGGGTCAGGTGTATCTGTACGAAGGCGGCGAGTACGCCTCCCTGACGGCCGACCTCGACCGGACGGTCGCCCGCGGCGGCGCACCCGTGTGGGCCGCCGACGACACGCTGTACACGCTGGTCGGCGACGAGGCGCGCACCCGGCTCGTTCGGGTGGCCGCCGACCTCGGTGCCGCGGGCGACGCCGCCGAGCGCACCTTCGAGGCGCAGGGTGACGACCGCGCGATGGCCGGCTTCGACCTCTCCGCCGACGGAGAGCGCGCCGGCTTCGTGTTCTCGGACCCGCGCGACGGGCAGGACGTGTACGTCGTCGACGCGGCGGAGTTGGACGCCGACGAGGAGAGCGAGGCGCCGTCGCTGACGCGCCTCTCGGAGACGAACGCCGACCTGGTCGACGAGTACGCGATGCCGGAGTCGCGCCGCGTCGAGTGGGACAGCGACGGCGAGACCATCTCGGGCGTCGTCTACCACGACCCCGACGTGGACCTGGACGACGGCGACCACCCGCTCGTCGTCGCCATCCACGGCGGCCCGATCAGCTACGACGAACCGGTGTTCAGCTTCGACCACGCCGCGTTGACCAGCCGTGGCTACGTCGTGCTCCGCCCGAACTACCGCGGCGGCTCCTCGTACGGTCGCGACTTCGCCGAGGCGCTGCGCGGGCAGTGGGGTACCCACGAGGTGACCGACATCACCAACGGCGTCGAGTCGATGGTCGAGCGCGGCTGGGTCGACGACGAGCGCGTGTTCGGCTACGGCTTCTCCTACGGCGGCATCGCACAGGGGTTCCTCGTCACGCAGGAGCCGGACCTGCTCACCGCCGCGGCGCCCGAGCACGGTATCTACGACCTCCGCTCGGCGTACGGGACGGACGACTCGCACGTCTGGATGGAGAACGAGTACGGCCTCCCGTGGGAGAACCCAGAGGGCATCGACGCGTCGTCGGCGATCACCGACGCGGGCAACATCGAGACACCGCTGCTGATCACGGCGGGGCGCGAGGACTGGCGGTGTCCGCCGGGCCAGAGCGAGCAGTTGTACGTCGCCGCCAAGAAGCAGGGCGTCGAGGCGCGCCTCGTCCTCTACGAAGACGAGCACCACAACATCGGCACGCCCGACCGCGCGATCCACCGACTGGAGGAGCTGACGGCGTGGTACGCGCGCCACGACCCCGCGGTCGACGACCCCGAGGCGACTGACCCGCACGGTCGCGAGGACGAGGAGTAG
- a CDS encoding succinylglutamate desuccinylase/aspartoacylase family protein, with amino-acid sequence MTNEDTTTDEVDGRRAPGGDRNATDGPEPFRYEAEVDPGETRHVRHEVGETYLGDPVEVPVTVINGEHDGPTVFCTAAIHGDELNGVKVLQEVADRYDPADIHGTLVCIHVCNVPGYLAQQRYLPIYDQDLNRSFPGKPRSNTAERMANAIYETFIKQCDLGLDFHTSTRGRTTMYHVRADMANPEVARLARAFGSNVVLSGEADGGSLRSVATTAGIPTITIEMGRAHRFQPELIERGLDGVESVLAEHDVLPGKPVIYPGWRRIVDAATDKTWLRADTGGLVEMAYDAPLVYEGDAVCTISDHFKTRERTVRAPFTGLVVGALQNPVASPGHPLCHLVSVDEATAAEVQREIDSGEFSERPWV; translated from the coding sequence ATGACTAACGAGGACACGACGACGGACGAGGTCGACGGGCGACGAGCGCCCGGCGGCGACCGGAACGCGACCGACGGTCCGGAGCCGTTCCGCTACGAGGCCGAGGTCGACCCCGGCGAGACGCGCCACGTCCGCCACGAGGTGGGTGAGACGTACCTCGGCGACCCGGTCGAGGTGCCGGTGACCGTGATCAACGGCGAGCACGACGGCCCGACCGTCTTCTGCACCGCGGCGATCCACGGCGACGAACTCAACGGCGTGAAAGTGCTCCAGGAGGTGGCCGACCGCTACGACCCCGCCGACATCCACGGGACGCTCGTCTGCATCCACGTGTGCAACGTCCCCGGCTACCTCGCGCAACAGCGCTATCTCCCGATCTACGACCAAGACCTCAACCGCTCGTTCCCGGGGAAGCCGCGCTCGAACACCGCCGAGCGCATGGCGAACGCCATCTACGAGACGTTCATCAAGCAGTGCGACCTGGGACTGGACTTCCACACCTCGACGCGCGGGCGGACGACGATGTACCACGTCCGCGCCGACATGGCCAATCCCGAGGTGGCCCGCCTCGCGCGGGCGTTCGGGAGCAACGTCGTCCTCTCGGGCGAGGCCGACGGCGGGAGTCTCCGGAGCGTCGCGACGACGGCGGGCATCCCGACCATCACCATCGAGATGGGGCGCGCCCACCGCTTCCAGCCGGAGTTGATCGAGCGGGGGCTAGACGGCGTCGAGAGCGTCCTCGCGGAGCACGACGTGCTCCCGGGGAAGCCGGTGATCTACCCCGGGTGGCGCCGGATCGTCGACGCCGCCACCGACAAGACGTGGCTCCGCGCCGACACCGGCGGCCTCGTCGAGATGGCGTACGACGCGCCGCTGGTGTACGAGGGCGACGCCGTCTGCACGATCAGCGACCACTTCAAGACGCGCGAGCGGACCGTCCGCGCGCCGTTCACCGGACTGGTCGTCGGCGCGCTCCAGAACCCCGTCGCCTCGCCCGGCCACCCGCTGTGTCACCTCGTCAGCGTGGACGAGGCGACCGCCGCCGAAGTCCAACGAGAGATCGACAGCGGCGAGTTCTCCGAGCGACCCTGGGTGTAG
- a CDS encoding NADH:flavin oxidoreductase produces MSACVERPVVPRLTDPLDVGGVTLPNRLYRAPLLECAGNGPDAVDTLIADLEPAAAAGAGLVCQGATIVRGEGGCAAPRMTRVHDPDFVAEMGRLPDAVHAHGGRIAIQLEHGGLRSMETWHHGHRERNPNLQQLAVSEPPRLLRALDRLGFLDYDAHVLTTDECYELAADFGRSAASAVDAGYDLIHLAGANMGIVHQFASPFYNRRDDEFGDPARFFEVVRTEIRDRAGGVPVMTKVPAETEAPPGVGPTLSATDCVRLCQRLDAAGYDALVPVNGSVFWDMSIVRGAFPGRSWRDERFRAGYVDAFGSLPRAALVAAANWVESLVYSRESAWNADLCRRVRARANVPVLCEGGVRDRSTTERLLGDGPTDAAADAVGMARPFYAEPELPARLLRESDARVVCEDCNNCVVPQAAGGAGVCRTPAVLRRAGELRKAGAYERHRE; encoded by the coding sequence ATGTCCGCGTGCGTCGAACGGCCGGTCGTGCCGCGACTCACCGACCCGCTCGACGTCGGCGGGGTCACCCTCCCCAACCGGCTCTACCGTGCGCCCCTCCTCGAGTGCGCCGGCAACGGGCCGGACGCCGTCGACACGCTGATCGCGGACCTCGAACCGGCGGCCGCCGCCGGCGCCGGCCTCGTCTGTCAGGGGGCGACCATCGTCCGCGGCGAGGGTGGCTGTGCGGCGCCGAGGATGACTCGCGTCCACGACCCCGACTTCGTCGCCGAGATGGGCAGACTCCCGGACGCGGTCCACGCCCACGGCGGCCGCATCGCGATCCAACTCGAACATGGCGGCCTCCGCTCGATGGAGACGTGGCACCACGGCCACCGCGAGCGCAACCCGAACCTCCAGCAACTCGCCGTCTCTGAGCCACCACGACTCCTCCGCGCGCTCGACCGCCTCGGCTTCCTCGATTACGACGCGCACGTGCTCACGACCGACGAGTGCTACGAACTGGCGGCGGACTTCGGTCGCTCCGCGGCGTCCGCCGTGGACGCGGGCTACGACCTGATCCACCTCGCCGGCGCGAACATGGGCATCGTCCACCAGTTCGCGTCGCCGTTCTACAACCGCCGCGACGACGAGTTCGGCGACCCCGCGCGCTTCTTCGAAGTCGTCCGCACCGAGATTCGCGACCGTGCCGGCGGCGTCCCGGTCATGACCAAGGTGCCCGCCGAGACGGAGGCGCCGCCCGGCGTGGGTCCGACACTGTCTGCGACTGACTGCGTCCGGCTGTGTCAGCGGCTCGACGCCGCCGGCTACGACGCGCTCGTCCCCGTCAACGGCTCCGTCTTCTGGGACATGAGCATCGTCCGCGGGGCGTTCCCGGGGCGGTCGTGGCGCGACGAGCGCTTCCGTGCCGGCTACGTCGACGCGTTCGGCTCGCTCCCGCGAGCGGCGCTCGTCGCCGCCGCCAACTGGGTCGAGTCGCTCGTGTACTCCCGCGAGTCCGCGTGGAACGCCGACCTCTGCCGTCGCGTCCGCGCCCGGGCCAACGTGCCCGTGCTGTGTGAGGGCGGCGTCCGCGACCGGTCGACGACCGAGCGCCTCCTCGGCGACGGCCCCACCGACGCCGCTGCCGACGCCGTCGGGATGGCCCGCCCGTTCTACGCCGAGCCCGAACTACCGGCGCGACTGTTGCGCGAGTCGGACGCACGCGTCGTCTGCGAGGACTGCAACAACTGCGTCGTCCCGCAGGCCGCCGGTGGGGCGGGTGTCTGTCGGACCCCGGCCGTGTTGCGCCGGGCGGGGGAACTCCGGAAGGCCGGCGCCTACGAGCGGCACCGAGAGTAG